A window from Enterocloster bolteae encodes these proteins:
- a CDS encoding sugar ABC transporter substrate-binding protein, translated as MKRNMTAAVMALAMSTVMSAAALSGCGSTPKETVPETAKEQQTDAQTADATGESGKDEESSAEAASGNYGDKTIGFVGMTLNNEYHITLANGAKVEAEAKGVKIEVQAGDQHASADAQLGIIENMIANKVDGILLVPSSSDGLESALTKCKEAGIPIINLDTKLTDESLANVGLDIPFYGTNNYEGAKLAGEYVAKNFEKGTKTAILKGIEGQTNAADRYNGFIEGAGDTVTVVAEQTANWEVDQGYTAAQNIISANPDVELFFCCNDNMGIGALRAIKEANMQEQIQIIGFDAVSEALNLVENGEFLATVAQYPAEMGKLGVDNMLKIFDGGEAESYIDTGTEVITKDNVGEFKDYLKTFE; from the coding sequence ATGAAGCGAAACATGACGGCAGCAGTGATGGCATTGGCAATGAGCACGGTTATGTCGGCGGCGGCACTTAGCGGATGCGGAAGTACCCCGAAGGAGACTGTGCCGGAGACGGCCAAGGAACAGCAGACAGATGCCCAGACCGCGGATGCAACTGGGGAAAGCGGGAAGGACGAAGAAAGCAGCGCAGAAGCGGCATCGGGTAACTATGGAGATAAGACCATTGGATTTGTGGGGATGACTTTAAACAACGAATACCATATTACCCTGGCTAACGGCGCTAAAGTAGAAGCAGAGGCAAAGGGGGTCAAGATTGAGGTCCAGGCCGGAGACCAGCATGCCAGCGCTGATGCGCAGCTTGGCATTATTGAGAATATGATTGCCAACAAGGTGGACGGAATCCTGCTGGTTCCCAGTTCTTCCGACGGTTTGGAATCCGCCCTTACAAAATGTAAGGAAGCAGGCATTCCTATCATCAATCTGGATACAAAGCTGACGGATGAGAGCCTTGCCAATGTAGGCCTGGATATTCCGTTTTACGGAACCAACAATTATGAAGGCGCCAAACTGGCAGGCGAATATGTGGCGAAAAACTTTGAGAAGGGAACAAAGACAGCCATACTCAAAGGGATTGAAGGACAGACCAATGCAGCGGACCGTTACAATGGATTCATAGAAGGCGCCGGGGACACGGTAACTGTTGTGGCTGAACAGACGGCAAACTGGGAAGTGGACCAGGGATATACAGCTGCCCAGAACATCATAAGCGCTAATCCGGATGTTGAACTTTTCTTCTGCTGCAACGACAATATGGGTATCGGAGCCTTAAGAGCCATCAAGGAAGCCAATATGCAGGAACAGATTCAGATTATCGGATTTGATGCGGTAAGCGAAGCCCTGAACCTGGTGGAAAACGGAGAGTTTCTGGCAACTGTGGCACAGTATCCGGCTGAAATGGGAAAATTGGGCGTGGACAATATGCTGAAAATATTTGACGGCGGTGAGGCGGAATCCTATATTGACACCGGAACGGAAGTTATTACAAAGGACAATGTAGGAGAGTTCAAGGATTACCTAAAGACTTTTGAGTAG
- a CDS encoding ABC transporter permease yields the protein MESYKEGVKAKLPALTLYLGLVVIFIVFAVICSMMGKNFLTLNNMFNIITQASIISIIAIGASLVIVTGGIDLSVGSIVGFVGIFGGLILKAGMPLIAMGILCIAAGAAFGLVNGCLVSYGKVPPFIVTLGAMQIARGLALLINGGQPISSFPKGLGSLMASKVLGTVPVSVIYVFVFYAVIIFVMAYTKFGRHVYAAGGNICAARLSGINVNRTVLMVYVLSGIFAAIGGIMLLSRLTYADPNAGSGYEMNAIASAVIG from the coding sequence ATGGAGAGCTACAAAGAGGGTGTTAAGGCAAAACTGCCGGCCTTGACTTTATATCTGGGACTGGTTGTTATTTTTATTGTATTTGCTGTAATCTGCAGCATGATGGGAAAGAATTTTCTGACCCTTAATAACATGTTCAATATCATAACCCAGGCCAGCATTATTTCCATCATTGCAATCGGCGCCTCCCTTGTCATTGTCACAGGCGGTATTGATTTGAGCGTTGGGTCTATTGTGGGATTTGTGGGTATATTTGGAGGACTGATTCTGAAGGCTGGTATGCCCTTGATTGCCATGGGGATTTTGTGTATCGCGGCCGGCGCTGCCTTTGGCCTGGTCAATGGCTGTCTGGTCAGCTACGGAAAGGTACCGCCCTTCATTGTGACGCTGGGAGCCATGCAGATCGCCAGGGGATTGGCGCTTCTGATTAACGGAGGACAGCCCATATCCAGCTTCCCTAAGGGGCTGGGCAGTCTGATGGCTTCAAAGGTGCTGGGGACGGTTCCTGTCTCCGTCATATATGTATTTGTGTTCTACGCAGTGATTATTTTTGTCATGGCATATACAAAGTTCGGCAGGCACGTCTATGCCGCAGGCGGCAATATCTGCGCCGCCAGGCTTTCAGGAATCAATGTAAACCGAACCGTGCTTATGGTATATGTTTTAAGCGGCATATTTGCAGCCATTGGAGGCATCATGCTTTTGTCACGCCTTACATATGCAGACCCGAATGCCGGATCTGGTTATGAGATGAATGCCATCGCTTCCGCGGTTATCGGATGA
- a CDS encoding sugar ABC transporter ATP-binding protein, whose translation MDGCILRMCGINKSFFGVPVLKNAQLEVLPGEVHVLLGENGAGKSTLIKILSGAYGREGGDIQLDGRELAPMTPKEALDAGISVIYQEFNLVPDLPVYENIFIGKEYGQGLLVDHKRAIKEAEGYMKRVGLEVSPKTLVRELSVAQKQLVEIAKAISNHVKVLVLDEPTAAITDKETNMLFGIIRELQKEKIGIVYISHRMSELFEIGDRCTVMRDGEYIGTVKLSETTEDQLTKMMVGRTVSFEKIANEAVDMNQVVLKVEKLRYKEFLKDISFELHKGEILGFAGLVGAGRTEVAKCMIGAYRKDGGTVTYKGETLSNSLSRNIEKGIVYLSEDRKDEGLVLMHSVMDNIALPNLKQLAKPFIRKKEMADRAKDYIKSLRIKTHTHLTEAKNLSGGNQQKVVIAKWLYSNADVYIFDEPTRGIDVGARDEIYNIMYDLVNQGASIIMISSDLVEVLKMCDRVAVMREGVLEAILDNSPDLTQETILKYAMQGGL comes from the coding sequence ATGGACGGATGTATATTGAGGATGTGCGGGATTAACAAAAGTTTTTTTGGTGTTCCTGTACTGAAAAATGCGCAGCTTGAGGTGCTTCCCGGTGAGGTTCACGTTCTTTTGGGAGAAAATGGAGCGGGTAAATCCACGTTAATTAAAATTCTGTCCGGTGCATACGGACGGGAAGGCGGGGACATACAGCTTGACGGCAGGGAGCTGGCGCCTATGACGCCGAAGGAGGCTTTGGACGCCGGTATCAGCGTGATTTACCAGGAATTTAATCTTGTACCGGATTTGCCTGTATATGAAAATATATTCATTGGAAAGGAATACGGCCAGGGGCTTCTTGTGGACCATAAGCGTGCCATAAAAGAGGCAGAGGGGTACATGAAGCGGGTCGGTCTGGAGGTAAGTCCCAAGACACTGGTCCGTGAGCTGAGTGTGGCCCAGAAACAGCTGGTTGAGATAGCCAAGGCCATATCCAATCATGTAAAGGTCCTGGTTCTGGATGAACCCACAGCGGCCATTACGGATAAAGAGACAAACATGCTTTTTGGAATTATCCGTGAACTTCAAAAAGAAAAAATCGGAATTGTATACATTTCCCACCGCATGAGCGAGTTGTTCGAGATTGGAGACAGGTGCACGGTCATGCGTGACGGTGAGTATATAGGAACCGTAAAATTATCCGAAACCACAGAGGACCAGCTGACAAAGATGATGGTGGGACGCACAGTCAGCTTTGAAAAGATTGCCAATGAAGCAGTTGACATGAATCAGGTTGTATTAAAGGTTGAGAAGCTGAGATACAAGGAGTTTTTAAAGGACATATCATTTGAGCTGCACAAGGGCGAAATACTGGGATTTGCCGGATTAGTGGGAGCGGGCAGGACAGAAGTGGCAAAATGCATGATAGGCGCTTACAGAAAAGATGGGGGAACTGTTACGTATAAGGGTGAAACATTGTCCAACAGCCTGTCCAGGAATATTGAAAAGGGAATCGTCTATCTGAGCGAGGACAGGAAGGACGAGGGACTTGTGCTCATGCACTCTGTCATGGATAATATAGCGTTGCCTAACTTAAAACAGCTTGCCAAACCGTTTATCCGCAAAAAGGAGATGGCGGATCGCGCAAAGGATTACATCAAAAGCCTGCGGATTAAAACCCATACACATCTTACGGAAGCCAAGAACCTGTCCGGAGGAAACCAGCAGAAGGTGGTTATTGCAAAGTGGCTGTATTCCAATGCGGATGTATATATATTTGACGAACCCACAAGGGGAATTGATGTAGGGGCGCGTGACGAAATATACAATATTATGTATGACCTGGTCAATCAGGGGGCCTCTATCATAATGATATCCTCCGATCTTGTGGAAGTACTTAAGATGTGCGACCGGGTTGCGGTTATGAGGGAAGGCGTCCTGGAGGCTATATTGGACAACAGTCCGGATTTGACGCAGGAAACCATATTAAAATATGCGATGCAGGGAGGATTATAG
- a CDS encoding rhamnulokinase, with protein sequence MKRNMVAFDCGNSSCRVILGVYDGEQITTEVISQIPNYMVRVHQYFYWDILMIYQKLLEGLKEAVKRAGTIHSIGICTWGVDFALFDNQGLMIQNPLSYRNSIGAEVLEQMSDEQRTYLFRQTGILCDKINSVNMIKGMMEKMQSMFSHGHKLLMIPDILNYLFTGCMVNEPSELSTTQLMDARKRELSEEALKTMEIPSGLFAPIGRHGTAIGTLHSNVKEILGISYDVPVICVPSHDTAAAVLAIPAEEEEFLFVSTGTWALIGMELEEPIVNEEVRKRCLTNEIGAFDNITLLRNSAGMFIIQRIKEEYEGEHGAIGWEELNSLGDCHEGAAPLFPVNDSRFFNPVHMSDEIWNYLVKTGQASGEKDWGTIICSFQNSMALSFASVIQGLEEISGKKKDTVYMVGGGSRNVRLCQMTADATGKKVVTGGKESTSLGNLGAQLKYFKPEMTVGEIRRLLGTGIESAAYCCGKDSGEALKRYQKLEG encoded by the coding sequence ATGAAGCGGAATATGGTAGCGTTTGACTGCGGTAATTCATCATGCAGGGTTATTCTGGGGGTGTATGACGGAGAACAGATAACCACGGAGGTCATTTCCCAGATACCAAATTACATGGTCAGGGTACATCAGTATTTTTACTGGGATATACTGATGATTTACCAAAAACTGTTAGAGGGATTGAAAGAGGCGGTAAAGCGGGCCGGAACCATCCATTCAATCGGGATCTGTACATGGGGCGTGGATTTTGCGCTGTTTGACAATCAGGGACTTATGATTCAGAATCCATTGTCATACAGGAACAGCATAGGGGCAGAGGTTCTGGAACAGATGTCAGATGAGCAGAGAACATATCTGTTCAGGCAGACGGGTATCCTTTGCGATAAAATTAATTCGGTTAATATGATTAAGGGAATGATGGAAAAAATGCAGTCCATGTTTTCCCATGGACATAAGCTTCTCATGATTCCGGATATCTTAAACTATCTCTTTACAGGCTGTATGGTGAATGAGCCCAGCGAATTGTCAACGACCCAGCTGATGGATGCCAGAAAAAGGGAACTCAGTGAAGAAGCATTGAAAACAATGGAAATACCATCCGGCCTGTTTGCGCCTATTGGGAGACACGGTACTGCCATTGGCACGCTTCACTCCAATGTAAAGGAAATTCTGGGCATATCGTATGATGTACCGGTTATTTGTGTGCCGTCCCATGATACGGCTGCCGCGGTCCTGGCCATTCCGGCAGAGGAGGAAGAATTTTTGTTTGTCAGCACAGGGACCTGGGCGCTTATCGGCATGGAGTTAGAGGAACCAATCGTGAACGAAGAGGTGAGAAAAAGATGCCTGACCAACGAGATAGGGGCATTTGATAATATCACCCTGCTGCGGAACAGTGCGGGTATGTTCATTATCCAACGCATTAAGGAGGAATATGAAGGGGAACATGGGGCCATAGGCTGGGAGGAGCTTAACAGCCTTGGAGACTGCCATGAGGGGGCGGCTCCGCTGTTTCCTGTCAACGATTCCAGATTTTTCAATCCCGTACATATGTCTGATGAGATATGGAATTATCTTGTTAAGACCGGTCAGGCTTCCGGAGAAAAAGACTGGGGTACAATCATATGCAGCTTTCAAAACTCCATGGCGCTGAGCTTTGCCTCGGTGATACAGGGTCTGGAGGAAATCAGCGGAAAGAAAAAAGACACTGTCTATATGGTAGGCGGCGGCTCGCGGAATGTGAGGCTGTGTCAGATGACAGCAGATGCAACAGGCAAGAAGGTAGTGACAGGGGGCAAGGAGAGTACGTCCCTGGGAAATCTGGGCGCACAGCTTAAGTACTTTAAGCCTGAGATGACAGTGGGGGAAATCAGGCGCCTATTGGGAACAGGCATTGAGAGTGCGGCTTATTGCTGTGGCAAAGATTCCGGCGAGGCATTGAAACGGTATCAAAAACTAGAAGGGTAA
- a CDS encoding glycyl-radical enzyme activating protein, with amino-acid sequence MGVCNVFNIERFATEDGRGIRTVIFLKGCSLRCRWCANPESQRAGTEVLVKTNVCINCARCSVLCPEKAISYMEGYGFITDQSKCRQCGVCIRECYADAREMMGRKYNEEELLTEILKDRQYYGMSGGGVTFSGGEPLYYSEIIGAVGEQMHRRGYNTLVETCGHVPQKALEDINGHVDSIYYDFKQIDPDKHKELTGVDNTLILSNLEWLCGHYSGELSVRYPYIPGCNDDEASINGFFEYIKSLDHISEIVFLPYHRLGLPKYQGLGRAYEMGNMPSLKKADLLFLVQRAEKYGLKIKIQ; translated from the coding sequence ATGGGGGTTTGCAATGTATTTAATATAGAACGGTTCGCAACAGAGGATGGCCGCGGTATCCGCACCGTTATATTTTTAAAGGGCTGTTCCCTGCGTTGCAGATGGTGTGCAAACCCCGAATCCCAGAGAGCGGGGACCGAGGTTCTGGTTAAGACAAATGTCTGCATCAACTGTGCAAGATGCAGCGTTCTGTGTCCGGAAAAAGCCATAAGCTACATGGAAGGTTATGGCTTTATTACGGACCAGAGCAAGTGCAGGCAATGCGGTGTGTGCATCAGGGAGTGTTATGCGGACGCCAGGGAGATGATGGGGAGAAAATACAACGAGGAAGAGCTTCTGACTGAGATACTGAAGGACCGTCAATATTATGGGATGTCCGGCGGCGGCGTTACGTTCAGCGGAGGAGAACCGCTGTATTACAGTGAAATCATAGGAGCTGTCGGAGAGCAGATGCACCGGAGAGGTTATAATACCCTGGTTGAAACATGCGGGCATGTCCCCCAAAAGGCATTGGAAGACATAAACGGGCATGTTGACTCTATATATTATGACTTCAAACAGATCGATCCTGATAAGCATAAGGAGCTTACGGGCGTGGACAATACCTTGATACTCAGCAATCTGGAATGGCTGTGCGGTCATTACAGCGGGGAACTGTCGGTCAGATATCCTTATATTCCGGGATGCAATGATGATGAGGCGTCCATCAATGGTTTTTTTGAGTACATAAAGAGTTTGGATCATATCTCTGAGATTGTATTTCTACCCTATCACAGGCTGGGGCTGCCGAAGTATCAGGGGTTAGGACGTGCATATGAGATGGGGAATATGCCGTCCCTTAAGAAAGCAGACTTGTTATTCCTGGTACAGCGGGCAGAAAAATACGGTCTGAAAATAAAAATTCAATAA
- a CDS encoding glycyl radical protein, translating into MNTRTERLRKRLFDTDPRICPERCIYFTESMKETEGKPNALRRSQAFYDVLSRMTVYVNADELIVGNQAQWPKASPIYPEYSTDWLEAELNGTPFFPDKRPGDKFYYTQEDKDKILECVDYWKGKSLYENLRKTLPEKINQAWDANVIDDTWVSAAGLGNVIVDYKGVVDKGLSDVMRRIENKLKRLDPREPGNTRKRWFLEAALQGNQAVVMFSGRIADCCKEQAEQEKDETRRRELLKLEDICRNVPLNPARTFHEAVQSIYMILLAVHLESNGHAISLGRFDQYVNPYYKRDLEEGRITREEALEIVECFFIKCNELNKLRSWPDTEFFLGYQMFINLAIAGQTVDGKDATNEVSHLCVEACENVRLFTPSVSIKWFEGTSDGFMMKALKAAQRHQGGQPAFYNDKAFIRTLKNMGIAEEDRVDWVPDGCIEASIPGKWDFAAKGPWLNVEKVLEITLHGGTDPKTGYHFVDLEKRAEDCGSVRELMELYKQTLDYFMGLQVETEHINDEIHIQQDINAFRSSLVYDCIERAMDLVEGGSVYSADGGPTAGTISAGDSLAALDEIVFNQKLLTMEQVLHAMSTNYEDMETVPAGPEIRAILLNKAPKFGNDDERADKWVVELEDYIGSSYRYKYRSSKYGKGPVPCCYSYSQSPVTGNIAFGKSIGATPDGRKAGQPVNNGISPANGSEKKGATAACNSVMKLPSIWFQKGAIFNMRLSKGALDTDENKEKVIAMIKVLFENYGQQIQFNVVDNKVFKKAMEHPDEYKDLMVRVSGYSALFTSLSPECQMDVINRAELEL; encoded by the coding sequence ATGAATACAAGAACGGAAAGGTTGAGAAAACGGTTATTTGATACAGACCCGCGTATTTGTCCGGAGCGGTGTATCTATTTTACGGAGTCCATGAAGGAGACAGAGGGAAAACCAAATGCTTTGAGGCGGTCCCAGGCATTTTATGATGTGCTGAGCCGTATGACGGTCTATGTGAATGCAGATGAGCTGATTGTGGGAAACCAGGCACAGTGGCCTAAAGCCTCCCCGATCTATCCGGAGTACTCCACAGACTGGCTGGAAGCGGAGTTAAATGGTACACCTTTTTTCCCGGATAAAAGACCGGGTGATAAATTTTACTATACCCAGGAAGATAAAGACAAAATATTAGAATGTGTGGATTACTGGAAGGGAAAGTCCTTATATGAAAATCTGAGAAAGACCCTTCCCGAGAAAATCAACCAGGCCTGGGATGCCAATGTGATAGATGATACATGGGTGTCTGCAGCGGGCCTGGGCAATGTAATTGTAGATTATAAAGGCGTGGTAGATAAAGGCTTATCCGATGTCATGAGACGGATAGAGAATAAGCTTAAGAGGCTGGACCCCAGAGAACCGGGCAATACACGAAAAAGATGGTTTCTTGAAGCGGCCCTTCAGGGCAATCAGGCCGTGGTGATGTTTTCGGGCCGTATTGCTGACTGCTGCAAAGAGCAGGCAGAGCAGGAAAAGGATGAGACACGCAGAAGGGAACTTCTTAAGCTGGAGGACATATGCAGGAATGTTCCGCTGAATCCGGCCAGGACCTTCCATGAGGCGGTTCAGTCCATCTACATGATTCTGCTGGCAGTCCATCTGGAATCCAATGGGCATGCTATCTCACTGGGGCGTTTTGACCAGTATGTGAATCCTTATTATAAGAGGGATTTGGAGGAAGGCAGAATCACAAGAGAAGAGGCCCTGGAGATAGTCGAGTGCTTCTTCATCAAATGCAATGAACTTAATAAGCTCAGGAGCTGGCCGGATACAGAATTTTTCCTGGGATACCAGATGTTCATTAATCTTGCCATTGCGGGCCAGACAGTGGATGGGAAGGATGCAACCAATGAAGTTTCCCATCTGTGTGTGGAAGCATGTGAAAATGTCAGACTCTTTACCCCGTCCGTATCCATTAAGTGGTTCGAGGGAACCAGTGATGGGTTCATGATGAAGGCGTTAAAGGCTGCGCAAAGGCATCAGGGCGGGCAGCCGGCATTTTACAATGATAAGGCATTTATCAGGACGCTTAAGAATATGGGAATTGCCGAGGAAGACCGGGTGGACTGGGTTCCGGACGGATGTATCGAGGCATCCATTCCTGGAAAATGGGATTTTGCGGCCAAAGGCCCATGGCTGAATGTGGAAAAGGTACTTGAAATCACTCTCCACGGCGGCACGGATCCTAAGACCGGATACCATTTTGTGGATTTGGAGAAACGTGCAGAGGACTGCGGCAGTGTAAGGGAGCTGATGGAATTATATAAACAGACCCTGGATTATTTTATGGGACTGCAGGTGGAAACGGAACATATCAATGATGAAATTCATATACAGCAGGACATCAACGCATTCCGTTCATCCCTGGTATATGACTGTATAGAGAGGGCCATGGACCTTGTAGAGGGCGGTTCCGTGTACTCAGCAGACGGCGGGCCTACTGCGGGTACCATCAGCGCAGGGGATTCCCTGGCAGCATTGGACGAAATTGTATTTAATCAGAAGCTTCTGACCATGGAGCAGGTGCTTCATGCCATGAGCACCAATTATGAGGATATGGAGACAGTGCCTGCCGGACCGGAAATCAGGGCCATACTGTTAAACAAGGCACCTAAGTTTGGAAATGATGACGAGAGAGCTGACAAGTGGGTAGTTGAACTGGAGGACTATATTGGCTCCAGCTACAGGTATAAATACAGAAGTTCCAAGTATGGAAAAGGGCCGGTGCCCTGCTGTTACTCCTACAGCCAGAGTCCTGTGACAGGTAACATTGCTTTTGGGAAGAGCATTGGAGCCACGCCGGACGGACGCAAGGCCGGACAGCCGGTGAATAATGGAATTTCCCCTGCCAATGGCTCGGAGAAAAAAGGCGCCACGGCCGCCTGCAATTCAGTCATGAAACTGCCCAGCATATGGTTCCAGAAAGGGGCGATATTCAACATGCGCCTGTCCAAAGGAGCGCTGGATACGGATGAGAATAAAGAGAAGGTAATTGCCATGATTAAGGTGCTGTTTGAAAACTACGGACAGCAGATCCAGTTTAATGTGGTGGATAACAAGGTGTTCAAGAAGGCAATGGAGCATCCGGATGAATATAAGGATTTGATGGTCAGAGTTTCGGGTTATAGTGCACTGTTTACATCGCTGTCCCCGGAGTGCCAGATGGATGTAATAAACAGGGCGGAGCTGGAATTATAG
- a CDS encoding LacI family DNA-binding transcriptional regulator, with the protein MNKEGRPENSGYIGIRDIAKLAGVSTATVSRVINNPEMTSEKVRKKVQKVIEEYNYIPNQPVKKIFSKTSNTIAVFIYDMENPFFISLIKELNQICLEHNYMLLICDTGSSPELEKKYLYFCLANRCAGIILTEGVDSDIFEACKIHIPIAFLDRKTHGKFSSVRSNNRQMMQPIVDYLYNLGHRKIAFVGCKTPMDSVISRQNGYIETMTGKGLPIIQEYIYDKNPQLTLQAGSQALNYFLSLPAAPTAIICCNDIIALGALNAAYSLGLKIPADMSIVGFDNVISNLHQPQITTVQQNLREISLELFELVVNPPENPVSKIIEASFIEGATCSRIETAQK; encoded by the coding sequence ATGAACAAGGAAGGGCGTCCGGAAAATAGCGGATACATCGGAATCAGGGATATTGCCAAACTGGCGGGAGTCTCTACTGCAACTGTATCCCGGGTTATCAATAATCCAGAAATGACATCTGAAAAGGTCAGAAAGAAAGTACAAAAAGTAATTGAGGAATATAACTATATCCCAAACCAGCCTGTCAAGAAAATCTTTTCCAAGACAAGCAATACCATTGCCGTGTTTATATATGACATGGAGAACCCTTTTTTCATCAGCCTGATTAAAGAACTGAACCAGATATGTCTGGAACACAACTATATGCTCCTTATTTGTGATACAGGAAGCAGCCCGGAGCTTGAAAAGAAGTATCTTTACTTCTGCCTGGCTAACCGATGTGCCGGCATCATCCTGACAGAGGGTGTTGATTCCGATATCTTCGAAGCCTGCAAGATTCATATTCCAATTGCATTCCTGGACCGAAAAACCCACGGCAAGTTCTCCAGCGTACGTTCTAATAACAGACAGATGATGCAGCCAATTGTGGACTACCTCTACAACCTTGGGCACAGAAAAATTGCCTTTGTCGGCTGTAAAACACCCATGGATTCTGTTATTTCCAGACAGAATGGCTACATAGAAACAATGACAGGAAAGGGACTCCCCATTATCCAGGAATATATTTACGACAAAAATCCCCAGCTGACTCTTCAGGCCGGAAGCCAGGCTCTTAATTACTTCCTCTCCCTTCCAGCCGCCCCTACGGCAATCATCTGCTGTAACGACATCATTGCCTTAGGAGCTTTGAACGCCGCATATTCCCTGGGATTAAAGATTCCCGCAGACATGTCCATTGTGGGATTTGATAATGTGATCAGCAATCTCCATCAGCCCCAGATAACCACTGTCCAGCAGAATCTGCGTGAAATATCCCTTGAATTGTTTGAGCTGGTGGTCAACCCGCCGGAAAATCCTGTATCCAAAATCATTGAAGCCTCCTTCATAGAAGGAGCCACCTGCAGCAGGATCGAAACAGCCCAGAAATAA
- a CDS encoding tyrosine-type recombinase/integrase: MVLNGRALKNMRKYKMEMVLEVHPYAITELAGKRRRCQTYVKDGDSRRLICSADKDGLFEKLYDFYFVHNGTSSMTMDKLFQEWLVYKEAVTDSLKTIRRHEQHWNKYFAHLKSKKVASYDRLELQKECNQLVKTNNLSSREWQNIKTILSGMFYYASEKHYIQDDIMRDVKITVKFRQVNKKTGKTETFLTDELDTLIRYLNAEFARTHDMAILAVRFNFFVGCRVGELVALKWCDFLDIQHLHVCREEIKESVHDGDKWKDVYTVVEHTKTHTDRIIPLMPGAIRILNDIRLKMAPGSSDDDFIFMRDGSRITSRQINYVLEKACKKIGIPVKRSHKIRKTVASRLSAGNVPLDSIREMLGHSNLSTTLGYIYNPLSEKETYALMSKAL; encoded by the coding sequence ATGGTATTAAATGGCAGGGCATTAAAGAATATGCGTAAATATAAAATGGAGATGGTCTTGGAAGTCCATCCTTATGCCATTACTGAGCTTGCCGGGAAAAGACGCCGTTGTCAGACTTATGTAAAGGATGGTGATTCAAGGCGGTTGATTTGTTCCGCTGATAAAGACGGTCTGTTTGAAAAGCTTTATGACTTCTATTTTGTCCATAATGGTACTTCATCCATGACCATGGATAAGCTTTTTCAGGAATGGCTTGTTTATAAGGAGGCCGTCACTGATAGCCTGAAAACAATCCGTAGGCATGAGCAGCATTGGAACAAATATTTTGCCCATCTTAAATCTAAAAAGGTCGCTTCTTATGACCGTCTGGAACTTCAAAAAGAATGCAATCAGTTAGTGAAAACTAACAATCTATCTTCTAGGGAATGGCAAAATATTAAAACGATTCTTTCGGGCATGTTCTATTATGCAAGTGAAAAGCATTATATACAGGATGATATCATGCGTGATGTTAAGATAACTGTCAAGTTCCGGCAGGTAAATAAAAAGACAGGAAAAACAGAAACTTTCCTTACGGATGAGTTAGATACCCTCATTAGGTATCTGAATGCGGAATTTGCACGCACCCATGATATGGCTATCCTTGCTGTAAGGTTCAACTTCTTTGTCGGTTGCCGTGTGGGGGAACTTGTTGCTTTGAAATGGTGTGATTTCCTTGACATTCAGCATCTGCATGTTTGCCGTGAGGAAATAAAGGAATCCGTGCATGATGGTGATAAATGGAAAGATGTTTATACCGTTGTTGAACATACTAAAACACACACTGACCGTATTATCCCGCTTATGCCGGGTGCAATCCGTATTTTGAATGATATCCGCCTTAAGATGGCTCCTGGTTCCTCTGATGATGATTTTATCTTCATGCGTGATGGTTCCCGTATTACTTCAAGGCAGATAAACTATGTTCTTGAGAAAGCTTGTAAGAAGATAGGGATACCTGTTAAGAGGTCCCATAAGATACGGAAAACTGTTGCAAGTCGCTTAAGTGCTGGGAATGTTCCTCTTGATTCTATCCGTGAAATGCTGGGACATTCAAACTTAAGTACTACTTTGGGCTATATTTACAATCCATTATCCGAGAAAGAAACCTATGCTTTAATGTCAAAAGCACTCTAA